The Paenibacillus pabuli DNA segment TTCATTCCAGGTGTTTGAAACCATTGCCATCATGACCAATGGAGGTCCGATCAATTCAACCAACACGCTCGTCTTTTATATCTACGAATATGGATTCCGCTACTTCAAGATCGGTTACGCTTCGGCAGCGGGAGTTATCCTGCTTGTTGTCGTTGGTTTGCTAACACTAGTCTACTTCAAATTGCTGAGCCGCAAGGTTCACTACCAATAGAAAGGAGAAGGGAGATATCATGGCAAGAAAGTCAATTCTGCGTACTCTAAACGTTACTGCCACGATCGTACTGGTTGCGATTTTTGCTATCCCTTTTCTATGGATGATTTCAACATCATTGAAGTCGTACCCGGAGACAGTGATCTTTCCACCTAAATGGATCCCCTCCAAGGTGATGTGGAGCAATTTCCAAGCGGCGTGGGAATCGGGACCTTTCTTGAAATATTTAATGAACAGTGTTGTCGTATCCATCAGTATCCTTCTTCTCCAATTCACAACCATTATATTGGCAGCCTATGCGTTTGCGAGATACTCCTTCAAAGGAGACAAGCTGTTATTTGGAATCACGATGGTGACATTAATGATTCCCGGTCAGCTCATTTTTCTGCCTGTGTATTTGCTGCTAAGCAAATGGGGACTCATTAACAATTTGCTGGCACTCATCTTACCCTTCGCTTCCAGCGCTTTTGGGATCTTCATGCTCAGGCAGTCTTTCAAGCAGGTGCAGGAAGAACTTATTGAAGCAGCACGGCTTGATCAAACGCCAGAATGGAAGATCATTCTTCGGATTATGGTGCCGATGGCCCGTCCAACGCTGGTAACCTTTGCATTGTTCAGCTTCATTGCGCATTGGAATGATTATTTTTGGCCGCTCGTGATGACGACCTCCGATGCAGCCAGAACGCTTCCGATCGGGATTTCCAAGCTGCGCGAGGTGGACGGAGGAGCTGCCTGGCACATTTTGATGGCTGGAAACATGATTTTGGTGGTTCCGATTCTGAT contains these protein-coding regions:
- a CDS encoding carbohydrate ABC transporter permease, giving the protein MARKSILRTLNVTATIVLVAIFAIPFLWMISTSLKSYPETVIFPPKWIPSKVMWSNFQAAWESGPFLKYLMNSVVVSISILLLQFTTIILAAYAFARYSFKGDKLLFGITMVTLMIPGQLIFLPVYLLLSKWGLINNLLALILPFASSAFGIFMLRQSFKQVQEELIEAARLDQTPEWKIILRIMVPMARPTLVTFALFSFIAHWNDYFWPLVMTTSDAARTLPIGISKLREVDGGAAWHILMAGNMILVVPILIVFLFGQRQIIKAFVYSGVK